One window of Saccharopolyspora phatthalungensis genomic DNA carries:
- a CDS encoding GGDEF domain-containing protein, which yields MNRGCAPLRDDTTTVREDPVTTLSEVSDAWLVGRARELNAVGQHSDAAGQRSTIREADNLLAEAQRRGEPRIVAQLLRHCASMRLATPGLVDGSDPLLDELLTHTRRHGLDVLQADAHALRGRRALLGGSEDSALTEVAHGLAMLDEELVPDRTLGRRSWERLLATSLIDIGLVLTQLGVYELADEVMARAHQRIRESGGPHEIAVHMINRCRMLLGWGLRLERIGQDEEATARFATASAIAVAVEGPWRESLFPRVSDRPAAEQMPVLGAAHALAQPHVEHIERLEVLRALDQSIHPREKIVVAIALSRCLIHAGRGEQAVRVLSETRAELENDASEPTLRISLAREYAQLTELDNVGIHDALRDYALELETELWTMRQARLSTLVTRLENSRLSHKHDAITRQALQDPLTGLSNRRALDDRLDVLLNEPDAQPLAVALVDLDGFKGVNDRCSHAEGDDVLRTVAVTLRDTLRTDDFVARYGGDEFVVLLPGATLGAAEAALHRTVEAVDRLPSELSRGVTLSIGVVAMRPQESAAQVLARADAAMYQAKRDGGNRVAAFSGVTASPPSRPVADHSVWIPPDAL from the coding sequence TTGAACAGGGGGTGTGCGCCGCTGCGCGACGACACGACCACCGTGCGCGAGGATCCGGTGACCACGCTGAGCGAGGTGTCCGACGCGTGGCTGGTCGGACGCGCTCGCGAACTCAATGCCGTTGGCCAGCACAGCGACGCGGCAGGCCAGCGCAGCACCATCCGCGAGGCGGACAACCTGCTCGCCGAGGCCCAGCGCCGCGGTGAGCCGCGCATCGTCGCCCAACTCCTGCGGCACTGCGCCTCGATGCGACTGGCGACGCCCGGCCTGGTCGACGGCTCCGATCCACTGCTCGACGAACTTCTCACGCACACCCGGCGGCACGGGTTGGATGTGCTGCAGGCCGATGCGCACGCGCTGCGCGGTCGGCGCGCGCTGCTCGGCGGCAGCGAGGACAGCGCGCTCACCGAGGTCGCCCACGGCCTGGCGATGCTCGACGAGGAACTGGTCCCCGACCGCACGCTGGGCCGCCGATCCTGGGAACGGCTGCTGGCCACCTCGCTGATCGACATCGGCCTGGTGCTGACCCAGCTCGGCGTGTACGAACTGGCCGACGAGGTGATGGCCCGCGCCCACCAGCGGATTCGGGAGAGCGGCGGGCCGCACGAGATCGCGGTGCACATGATCAACCGGTGCCGGATGCTGCTCGGCTGGGGGCTGCGGCTGGAGCGCATCGGGCAGGACGAGGAGGCGACCGCGCGGTTCGCCACCGCCTCGGCGATCGCCGTCGCGGTGGAGGGCCCGTGGCGCGAATCGCTGTTCCCCCGGGTTTCCGACCGGCCCGCCGCCGAGCAGATGCCGGTGCTCGGCGCCGCGCACGCGTTGGCCCAACCGCACGTGGAACACATCGAACGGCTCGAAGTGCTGCGCGCCCTCGACCAGTCGATCCACCCGCGGGAGAAGATCGTCGTCGCGATCGCGCTGTCCCGATGCCTGATCCACGCGGGCCGTGGCGAGCAGGCGGTGCGGGTGCTGTCGGAGACCCGCGCGGAATTGGAGAACGACGCCTCGGAGCCGACGCTGCGGATCTCGCTGGCCCGCGAGTACGCGCAACTGACCGAACTGGACAACGTCGGCATCCACGACGCGCTGCGGGACTACGCGCTGGAGCTGGAGACCGAGCTGTGGACGATGCGCCAGGCCCGGCTGTCCACTTTGGTCACCCGGCTGGAGAACTCGCGGCTGAGCCACAAGCACGACGCGATCACCCGGCAGGCGTTGCAGGATCCGCTGACCGGCCTGTCCAACCGTCGCGCGCTGGACGACCGGCTGGATGTGCTGCTCAACGAGCCCGATGCACAGCCGCTGGCGGTGGCGCTGGTCGACCTCGACGGCTTCAAAGGCGTCAACGACCGCTGCTCGCACGCGGAAGGCGACGATGTGCTGCGCACCGTCGCGGTGACTTTGCGCGACACCCTGCGCACTGACGACTTCGTGGCCCGCTACGGCGGTGACGAATTCGTCGTGCTGCTGCCGGGTGCGACGCTCGGCGCCGCCGAAGCCGCGCTGCACCGCACCGTCGAGGCGGTCGACCGGTTGCCCAGCGAGCTCTCGCGCGGGGTGACGCTGTCGATCGGCGTAGTGGCGATGCGCCCGCAGGAGTCGGCGGCGCAGGTGCTGGCGCGCGCGGATGCCGCGATGTACCAGGCCAAGCGCGACGGCGGCAACCGCGTCGCGGCGTTCTCGGGCGTGACCGCCTCCCCGCCGAGCCGCCCGGTGGCGGATCATTCGGTGTGGATTCCGCCGGACGCGCTCTAA
- the glmU gene encoding bifunctional UDP-N-acetylglucosamine diphosphorylase/glucosamine-1-phosphate N-acetyltransferase GlmU encodes MLQGDNAQPSSRSDASSETVSTIVLAAGEGTRMRSATPKMLHRLAGRPLVEHAVRAAAGVDPDALLVVLGHGRDAVAEHLTGLAEVLGRPVRTAVQKEQLGTGHAVSCGLSELSADLTGTVLVSYGDVPLLDSDTLRSLLAEHRGAGNAVTVLTAVVDEPTGYGRMLRDAEGRVTGIVEQKDATPEQAEITEINSGVYAFDAEVLTDALQRLSTDNAQGELYLTDVLSIARRDGRPVGSLICADPWLVEGVNDRVQLAHLGAELNRRLLLSWMRAGVTITDPNSVWLDCDVVLDRDVVLEPGVQLRGGTTVGEGATVGPDTTLTGCAIHPGASVARTHGENAEVGPGAQVGPFAFLRPGTRLGANGKIGTFVETKNAVIGEGTKVPHLSYVGDATIGEQSNIGAATVFVNYDGVAKHHTVIGSHARTGADNMFVAPVKIGDGAYTAAGSVITEDVPPGAMAVARGRQRNVEGWVAERRSGTAADQAAQQALAKAEQTTNPTSDAQ; translated from the coding sequence ATGCTCCAGGGCGACAACGCCCAGCCCTCCTCCCGCAGCGACGCGTCTTCGGAAACCGTCAGCACGATCGTGCTCGCCGCGGGCGAGGGCACCAGGATGCGATCGGCCACACCGAAGATGCTGCACCGACTCGCGGGCAGGCCCCTGGTCGAACACGCCGTGCGCGCTGCGGCAGGTGTCGACCCCGACGCCCTGCTGGTCGTGCTGGGGCACGGCCGCGACGCCGTCGCCGAGCACCTGACCGGGCTGGCCGAGGTCCTCGGTCGCCCGGTGCGCACCGCAGTGCAGAAAGAGCAGCTCGGCACCGGTCACGCGGTCTCCTGCGGACTTTCCGAGCTGTCGGCCGACCTCACCGGCACGGTGCTGGTCAGCTACGGCGACGTGCCCCTGCTGGACAGCGACACGTTGCGCAGCCTGCTCGCCGAACATCGCGGCGCGGGCAACGCCGTCACCGTGCTGACCGCGGTGGTCGACGAGCCGACCGGTTACGGCCGGATGCTGCGCGACGCCGAGGGCCGGGTGACCGGAATCGTCGAGCAGAAGGACGCCACCCCCGAGCAAGCGGAGATCACCGAGATCAATTCCGGGGTCTACGCCTTCGACGCGGAAGTGCTCACCGACGCATTGCAGCGGCTGTCCACCGACAACGCCCAGGGCGAGCTCTACCTGACCGACGTGCTGTCGATCGCACGCCGCGACGGCCGCCCGGTCGGCTCCCTGATCTGCGCCGACCCGTGGCTGGTGGAGGGCGTCAACGACCGGGTGCAGCTGGCCCACCTCGGCGCGGAACTGAACCGCAGGCTGCTGCTGAGCTGGATGCGCGCCGGGGTCACGATCACCGACCCGAACTCGGTGTGGCTGGACTGCGACGTGGTGCTGGACCGCGACGTGGTGCTGGAACCCGGCGTGCAGCTGCGCGGCGGCACCACCGTCGGCGAGGGCGCGACCGTCGGCCCGGACACCACACTCACCGGCTGCGCGATCCACCCCGGCGCGTCGGTGGCGCGCACCCACGGCGAGAACGCCGAAGTCGGCCCCGGCGCCCAAGTCGGACCGTTCGCCTTCCTGCGCCCCGGCACGCGGCTCGGCGCGAACGGCAAGATCGGCACCTTCGTGGAAACCAAGAACGCCGTGATCGGCGAGGGCACCAAGGTGCCGCACCTGAGCTACGTGGGCGACGCGACCATCGGCGAGCAGTCCAACATCGGCGCCGCCACGGTCTTCGTCAACTACGACGGGGTGGCCAAACACCACACCGTGATCGGATCACACGCGCGGACCGGCGCGGACAACATGTTCGTCGCCCCGGTCAAGATCGGCGACGGCGCCTACACCGCCGCCGGTTCGGTAATCACCGAGGATGTCCCGCCAGGGGCGATGGCGGTCGCCCGGGGCAGGCAACGCAACGTCGAGGGCTGGGTGGCCGAGCGCCGCTCCGGCACCGCCGCAGACCAGGCCGCGCAGCAGGCTTTGGCGAAAGCAGAACAAACCACCAATCCGACGAGCGACGCCCAATGA
- a CDS encoding ribose-phosphate diphosphokinase, whose product MSATPKKSLKLFSGSSHPELAEEVAKQLDVTVTPQAAYKFANGEIFVRYDESVRGCDAFVIQSHCNPLNDAIMEQLIMVDALKRASAKRITVVMPFYGYARQDKKHKGREPISARLMADLFKTAGADRIMAVDLHTDQIQGFFDGPVDHLMAQKLLASYIRDKYAGEQITVVSPDSGRVRVAEKWADDLGGTPLAFIHKTRDPSKPNQVVANRVVGDVEGRLCVLVDDMIDTGGTITKATEQLIEAGAKGVIIAATHAVLSGPAVERLSSCGAKEVVLTNTLPIPEERRFPNLTVLSIAPLVAEAIHQVFEDGSVTSLFDGRA is encoded by the coding sequence ATGTCTGCGACCCCGAAGAAGAGCCTCAAGCTCTTCTCCGGTAGCAGTCACCCGGAACTTGCCGAGGAGGTGGCCAAGCAGCTCGACGTAACGGTTACGCCCCAGGCTGCCTACAAGTTCGCCAACGGCGAGATCTTCGTGCGCTACGACGAGTCGGTGCGCGGCTGCGACGCCTTCGTCATCCAGTCGCACTGCAACCCGCTCAACGACGCCATCATGGAGCAGCTGATCATGGTGGACGCGCTCAAGCGCGCCAGCGCCAAGCGCATCACCGTGGTCATGCCGTTTTACGGTTATGCGCGCCAGGACAAGAAGCACAAGGGCCGCGAGCCGATCTCGGCGCGGCTGATGGCCGACCTGTTCAAGACCGCCGGCGCGGACCGAATCATGGCGGTGGACCTGCACACCGACCAGATCCAGGGCTTCTTCGACGGCCCGGTGGATCACCTGATGGCCCAGAAGCTACTGGCCAGCTACATCCGCGACAAATACGCGGGCGAGCAGATCACCGTGGTCTCCCCCGATTCCGGCCGGGTGCGGGTGGCGGAGAAGTGGGCCGACGACCTCGGCGGCACGCCGCTGGCGTTCATCCACAAGACCCGCGACCCCAGCAAGCCCAACCAGGTGGTCGCCAACCGCGTCGTGGGCGATGTCGAGGGCCGGCTGTGCGTGCTGGTCGACGACATGATCGACACCGGCGGCACCATCACCAAGGCCACCGAGCAGCTGATCGAGGCGGGCGCGAAGGGCGTCATCATCGCCGCCACCCACGCCGTGCTGTCCGGCCCGGCCGTGGAGCGGCTGTCGTCCTGCGGCGCCAAGGAGGTCGTGCTGACCAACACGCTGCCGATTCCCGAGGAGCGGCGCTTCCCGAACCTCACGGTCCTGTCGATCGCCCCGCTGGTCGCGGAGGCCATCCACCAGGTCTTCGAGGACGGCTCGGTCACCAGCCTCTTCGACGGCCGCGCCTGA
- a CDS encoding malonic semialdehyde reductase: MTAIEQTEQLALGTDAQNLLFREARTANSFSAEPVTDEQVQAIYDLVKWAPTSMNQQPLRIVLVRSAEGKQRLLPHLMEGNRAKTEKAPLVAVLAADTEFHENLPRVFPHAPNAKDMFVADDEFRLNSAKLNASLQVAYFILGVRAAGLAAGPMTGFNPAGIDGEFFPDGKQRALVVVNIGKPGENPWFDRLPRLDYDEVVTTV; this comes from the coding sequence ATGACCGCGATCGAACAGACCGAGCAGCTGGCGCTCGGCACGGACGCCCAGAACCTGCTGTTCCGCGAGGCGCGCACCGCCAACAGCTTCAGTGCCGAGCCGGTCACCGACGAGCAGGTCCAGGCCATCTATGACCTGGTCAAGTGGGCCCCGACCTCGATGAACCAGCAGCCCTTGCGGATCGTGCTGGTGCGCTCCGCGGAAGGCAAGCAGCGGCTGCTGCCGCACCTGATGGAGGGCAACCGGGCCAAGACCGAGAAGGCGCCGCTGGTGGCGGTACTGGCTGCCGACACCGAGTTCCACGAGAACCTGCCGCGGGTGTTCCCGCACGCGCCGAACGCGAAGGACATGTTCGTCGCCGACGACGAGTTCCGCCTGAACAGCGCCAAGCTCAACGCGAGTCTGCAGGTCGCGTACTTCATCCTCGGTGTGCGCGCCGCCGGACTGGCCGCCGGCCCGATGACCGGATTCAACCCGGCCGGGATCGACGGGGAGTTCTTCCCGGACGGCAAGCAGCGGGCTTTGGTGGTCGTCAACATCGGCAAGCCGGGGGAGAACCCGTGGTTCGACCGCCTGCCGCGCCTCGACTACGACGAGGTCGTCACCACCGTTTGA
- a CDS encoding 50S ribosomal protein L25/general stress protein Ctc, with protein sequence MSEVRIAVEQRTEFGKGAARRTRRAGKIPAVLYGHGSDPKHLSLPSVEFARAIRENGHNAVLTLDVSGGDSELALTKTITTHPIKNYIEHVDLLLVKRGEKVTVAVPVVLSGEAGPGALVSQEITVVDIEAEALHIPEQLELSIAGAEIGTQIHASDIRLPSGVTLQSDPEALVVNVTEAAAEIAEAAAEEGEGEAAEEA encoded by the coding sequence GTGTCCGAGGTACGTATCGCCGTCGAGCAGCGCACCGAGTTCGGCAAGGGAGCGGCCCGCCGCACCCGCCGCGCCGGCAAGATCCCCGCGGTGCTCTACGGTCATGGCTCCGACCCCAAGCACCTGTCGCTGCCCTCCGTGGAATTCGCCCGCGCCATCCGCGAGAACGGGCACAACGCGGTGCTGACGCTTGATGTGTCCGGTGGCGACAGCGAACTCGCGCTCACCAAGACCATCACCACGCACCCGATCAAGAACTACATCGAGCACGTCGACCTGCTGCTGGTCAAGCGCGGCGAGAAGGTCACCGTCGCGGTGCCGGTCGTGCTCAGCGGCGAGGCCGGCCCCGGCGCCCTGGTCAGCCAGGAGATCACCGTGGTCGACATCGAGGCCGAGGCGCTGCACATCCCCGAGCAGCTGGAGCTGTCCATCGCCGGCGCCGAGATCGGTACCCAGATCCACGCCTCCGACATCCGGCTCCCCTCGGGTGTGACCCTGCAGTCTGACCCCGAGGCGTTGGTCGTCAACGTCACCGAGGCCGCCGCCGAGATCGCCGAAGCGGCCGCTGAGGAAGGCGAGGGCGAAGCCGCCGAGGAGGCCTGA
- the pth gene encoding aminoacyl-tRNA hydrolase: MSTPDSVALIVGLGNPGPRYAGNRHNIGFLVADELADRVGGKFKAHKAGAEVVEGRLAGARAVLVKPRSFMNLSGGPVAGAVHFYKTPPESLIVIHDELDLPFGTIRLKRGGGENGHNGLRSISKSVGTRDYLRVRFGVGRPPGRMDPADYVLKDFSGTERKELAYFIDVCADAVETLVTDGLEAAQNRFH, encoded by the coding sequence GTGAGCACTCCGGACTCGGTCGCGTTGATCGTCGGACTCGGCAATCCCGGCCCGCGCTATGCCGGAAACCGGCACAACATCGGTTTCCTGGTCGCCGACGAGCTCGCCGACCGGGTCGGCGGGAAGTTCAAGGCACACAAGGCCGGTGCCGAGGTCGTCGAAGGGCGGCTGGCCGGCGCGCGCGCCGTGCTGGTGAAGCCGCGTTCCTTCATGAACCTCTCCGGTGGCCCGGTGGCCGGCGCGGTGCATTTCTACAAGACGCCGCCGGAATCCCTGATCGTGATCCACGACGAGCTGGACCTTCCGTTCGGCACCATCCGGCTCAAGCGCGGCGGCGGCGAAAACGGCCACAACGGGCTGCGTTCCATCAGCAAGTCCGTCGGCACGCGCGACTACCTGCGGGTCCGCTTCGGCGTCGGCCGTCCGCCCGGCCGGATGGATCCCGCCGACTACGTCCTGAAGGACTTCTCCGGGACCGAGCGCAAGGAACTCGCCTACTTCATCGACGTATGCGCGGACGCGGTGGAAACCCTGGTCACCGACGGCCTCGAAGCCGCCCAGAACCGCTTCCACTGA